A stretch of the Archangium violaceum genome encodes the following:
- a CDS encoding YceI family protein, whose protein sequence is MKLSLKPAIAALVLAAPSFAFAAEFEIDAAHSAAQFSVKHMMVSNVRGAFSKVTGKANIDEKDITRSTVEATIDATTINTNEPKRDEHLRSADFFDTAKYPTITFKSTKVEKAGANLKVTGNLTMHGVTKPVVLDVEGFTTEAKDPWGNIKRGGTATTKINRKDFGLGWNSVLETGGVAVGEEVAITLDLELNKKQAAPAKAAKDSK, encoded by the coding sequence ATGAAGCTGTCCCTGAAGCCCGCCATCGCCGCCCTCGTGCTCGCCGCCCCCTCGTTCGCGTTCGCCGCCGAGTTCGAGATCGACGCCGCCCACTCGGCCGCGCAGTTTTCCGTGAAGCACATGATGGTGTCGAACGTGCGTGGCGCGTTCTCGAAGGTGACCGGCAAGGCCAACATCGACGAGAAGGACATCACCAGGTCCACCGTGGAGGCGACCATCGACGCCACCACCATCAACACCAACGAGCCCAAGCGCGACGAGCACCTGCGCAGCGCTGACTTCTTCGACACCGCGAAGTACCCCACCATCACCTTCAAGTCGACGAAGGTGGAGAAGGCCGGCGCGAACCTGAAGGTGACCGGCAACCTCACCATGCACGGCGTGACCAAGCCGGTGGTGCTGGACGTGGAGGGCTTCACCACGGAGGCGAAGGATCCCTGGGGCAACATCAAGCGCGGCGGCACGGCCACCACGAAGATCAACCGCAAGGACTTCGGCCTGGGCTGGAACAGCGTGCTCGAGACCGGCGGCGTGGCGGTGGGTGAGGAGGTTGCCATCACCCTCGACCTCGAGCTGAACAAGAAGCAGGCGGCCCCGGCCAAGGCCGCGAAGGACTCGAAGTAA
- a CDS encoding DUF6982 domain-containing protein, with protein MSDTRAAMREFRFLDEKRTRGNLSPSEEARWNELQGHLVNQAMPSQEPAAAMDPAQQPQGYYGDDGQWYAYPTGYDPNQAYDPNQAYDPNQAYAQQPQGYYGDDGQWYAYPAGYDPNQAYDPNQAYDPNQGYDPNQAYAQQPQGYYGEDGQWYAYPAGYDPNQAYDPNQAYAADASQGYDPHQGQDPYAATQGQTYAAEPQQAYSAEAPLEPEPGYSSPVPGYVPQQPHPMPDPVKLSLESENLEVPALNEPAPWEEPTPEPLPASEAEPLEAAEPGADDVFEVSDTDVSPVSEITPLPESVPESVDMSDWNDVTAPSAATLETQPSVHEPQSSESAGPIELDEDDFSSLNSDLGTPAPASAPPVAEPPLTPQRTIEISPSDIELLEPEADVPLQAEPMLAEEPAAPVADEWAAAPLAVDAEPEAAQPDIALLDEENPMEITASYALPAYPVQQPAAEPVSTLDVNDLRTPPEPNAVPATEAPWETTPQDMEPFEASPAGAEQPTLDAVDLSAEIEPSAPDSGVPFADHVPTLELNPMQVAPDLRANTIEVADSFDPETTRPEEWGNAGEPVPLASASDFLGHADQTGTSVSDEPIPLETTGADVSWSESGDASTGESLQMESAAEFMSTPQFTEASATWGHQPEGEQSATEMVGAEVESTTAYGSPLTDDVGMPSIEAQPEWAEPMEEQPVLEAQPAEVQQEWAYSTGPTTIEAQPEWAAAAEAQPAAEAQPEWAAAEEQPEWAAAEEQPVMEAQPEWAAPVEAQPEWGDPAEPQPVIEAQAEWTTTEQPTTEAQADWAAPMEEQPVLEAQPEWGAPEEPQPVIEAQAEWTTAEQPATEEQPEWATPVEEQPVLEAQPEWGAPAEPQPVIEVQAEWTTAEQPATEAQPEWATPVEEQPVLEAQPEWGSPAEPSAEAQPEWATPAEEQPATEAQPEWGAPAEPSAEAQPEWATPVEEQPVLEAQPEWGAPAEPSAEAQPEWAAAEEQPATEAQPEWGAPAESSTEAQPEWAAAEEQPVMEAQPEWATPVEEQPATEAQPEWATPVEEQPVLEAQPEWGAPEEPQPVIEAQPEWATPVEEQPVLEAQPEWGAPAEPQSDWGAPSEEQPVLEAQPEWGAPAEQPATEAQPEWATPVEEQPVLEAQPEWGAPEEQPATEAQPEWATPVEEQPVLEAQPEWGAPAEPQSDWGAPSEEQPVLEAQPEWGAPAEQPATEAQPEWATPVEEQPVLEAQSEWGAPAEQQPWMTAAEQTEGTEPQPEWATGGATQDWNAAQATDPQASWDAPVEEVQPEWNAAGTDSQPLAETAPMDHGAAWSNAPAETAWSEPATDATSWEAQQANGTQTDWNAAAYEAEPMSAERDASLFGTSDTWSSGEPAADAHAPSDWSGQQQESAWGHDPLAEPTQEQFNPEPASAFAPPPAPEPDLPIMEAEPEADLPVMEAEPEMPEIDLSEDIVEPPPAAVPPVMVPPPAPVAPAPVARSAAPVTPPAPAVTPKAPMSTAPTIAMGAVMVPGAPPPRATLSGLSAVQSTASAGVPLPPVNAFIEGEHRVIIHTVEGQVKRGAIRDVDLLDEAIPLEQQTGFAPERIPIQRVKAVFFMLATGSRPPQPEGQKVRVTFTDGRQVAGFSNDYKGTGEGFFVIPADTRTNTSRIFIYRASVQAVAEG; from the coding sequence ATGTCGGACACGCGTGCGGCGATGAGGGAGTTTCGCTTCCTGGATGAGAAGCGGACGCGGGGGAATCTTTCCCCCTCGGAGGAGGCTCGTTGGAACGAGCTGCAGGGGCACCTGGTCAACCAGGCCATGCCCTCGCAGGAGCCTGCCGCGGCCATGGACCCCGCGCAGCAGCCCCAGGGCTACTACGGCGACGATGGCCAGTGGTACGCCTACCCCACCGGCTACGATCCCAACCAGGCCTACGATCCCAACCAGGCCTACGATCCCAACCAGGCCTACGCGCAGCAGCCCCAGGGCTACTACGGCGACGATGGCCAGTGGTACGCCTACCCCGCCGGTTACGACCCCAACCAGGCCTACGACCCCAACCAGGCCTACGACCCCAACCAGGGTTACGACCCCAACCAGGCCTACGCGCAACAGCCCCAGGGCTACTATGGCGAGGATGGCCAGTGGTACGCGTATCCCGCCGGTTACGACCCCAACCAGGCCTACGATCCCAACCAGGCCTACGCGGCTGATGCCTCACAGGGTTACGACCCCCACCAGGGCCAGGACCCCTACGCCGCCACGCAAGGCCAGACCTACGCGGCGGAGCCGCAGCAGGCCTACTCGGCCGAGGCTCCACTGGAGCCGGAGCCCGGTTACAGCTCGCCGGTGCCCGGGTACGTGCCGCAGCAGCCGCATCCGATGCCGGATCCGGTCAAGCTCAGCCTCGAGAGCGAGAACCTCGAGGTCCCCGCGCTGAACGAGCCCGCGCCCTGGGAGGAGCCCACTCCAGAGCCCCTCCCCGCGTCCGAAGCCGAGCCGCTCGAGGCCGCGGAGCCCGGCGCCGATGACGTCTTCGAGGTGAGCGACACCGACGTCTCGCCCGTCAGCGAGATCACCCCCCTCCCCGAGAGCGTTCCCGAGTCGGTCGACATGAGCGACTGGAACGACGTCACCGCGCCTTCGGCGGCCACGCTCGAGACGCAGCCGTCGGTGCACGAGCCCCAGTCCTCGGAGTCCGCGGGGCCCATCGAGCTGGACGAGGACGACTTCTCCTCGCTCAACTCCGACCTGGGGACTCCCGCTCCCGCCTCCGCGCCGCCCGTCGCCGAGCCGCCGCTGACGCCACAGCGGACCATCGAGATCAGCCCCTCCGACATCGAGCTGCTCGAGCCCGAGGCCGATGTGCCGCTCCAGGCCGAGCCCATGCTCGCCGAGGAGCCCGCGGCCCCTGTCGCGGACGAGTGGGCCGCCGCGCCGCTCGCGGTGGATGCGGAGCCGGAGGCCGCGCAACCGGACATCGCCCTGCTCGACGAAGAGAACCCGATGGAGATCACCGCGTCGTACGCGTTGCCCGCGTACCCGGTGCAGCAGCCCGCCGCGGAGCCGGTCTCCACCCTGGACGTGAACGATCTCCGGACCCCGCCCGAGCCGAACGCGGTCCCGGCCACGGAGGCGCCGTGGGAAACGACGCCCCAGGACATGGAGCCGTTCGAGGCGAGCCCCGCCGGAGCGGAGCAGCCCACCCTGGACGCGGTCGATCTCAGTGCCGAGATCGAGCCGTCGGCTCCCGATTCGGGCGTGCCGTTCGCGGACCACGTGCCCACGCTGGAGCTGAACCCGATGCAGGTCGCGCCCGATCTGCGCGCGAACACCATCGAGGTCGCCGACTCGTTCGACCCCGAGACCACTCGGCCCGAGGAGTGGGGCAACGCGGGCGAGCCCGTGCCGCTCGCCAGCGCCTCCGATTTCCTGGGGCACGCGGACCAGACCGGCACGTCCGTGTCGGACGAGCCCATCCCGCTCGAGACGACGGGCGCCGACGTGAGCTGGAGCGAAAGCGGGGACGCGAGCACCGGGGAGAGCCTCCAGATGGAGAGCGCCGCGGAGTTCATGAGCACTCCGCAGTTCACGGAGGCCAGCGCGACCTGGGGTCACCAGCCGGAAGGCGAGCAGTCCGCGACGGAGATGGTCGGGGCCGAAGTCGAGAGCACCACGGCGTATGGCAGCCCGCTGACTGATGACGTCGGCATGCCGTCCATCGAGGCGCAGCCCGAGTGGGCCGAACCCATGGAGGAACAGCCCGTCCTCGAGGCCCAGCCCGCGGAAGTCCAGCAGGAGTGGGCGTATTCAACCGGGCCCACCACCATCGAGGCTCAGCCCGAGTGGGCCGCCGCCGCCGAGGCGCAGCCCGCCGCCGAGGCGCAGCCCGAGTGGGCCGCCGCCGAGGAGCAGCCCGAGTGGGCTGCCGCCGAGGAGCAGCCGGTCATGGAGGCCCAGCCCGAATGGGCCGCGCCCGTGGAGGCGCAGCCCGAGTGGGGTGATCCCGCCGAGCCCCAGCCTGTCATCGAAGCCCAGGCCGAGTGGACGACCACGGAGCAGCCCACCACCGAGGCACAGGCGGATTGGGCCGCACCCATGGAGGAGCAGCCCGTCCTGGAGGCCCAGCCCGAATGGGGTGCTCCCGAAGAGCCCCAGCCCGTCATCGAAGCCCAGGCCGAGTGGACGACTGCGGAGCAGCCCGCCACCGAGGAGCAGCCCGAGTGGGCCACTCCTGTCGAGGAGCAGCCCGTCCTGGAGGCCCAGCCCGAGTGGGGCGCTCCCGCCGAGCCCCAGCCCGTCATCGAAGTGCAAGCCGAGTGGACGACCGCGGAGCAGCCCGCCACCGAGGCGCAGCCCGAGTGGGCCACTCCTGTCGAGGAGCAGCCCGTCCTGGAGGCCCAGCCCGAATGGGGTTCTCCTGCGGAGCCCTCCGCTGAGGCGCAGCCCGAGTGGGCCACTCCTGCCGAGGAGCAACCCGCGACCGAGGCCCAGCCCGAGTGGGGTGCTCCCGCCGAGCCTTCCGCCGAGGCACAACCCGAGTGGGCCACTCCTGTCGAGGAGCAGCCCGTCCTGGAGGCCCAGCCCGAATGGGGTGCTCCTGCGGAGCCCTCCGCTGAGGCGCAGCCCGAGTGGGCCGCCGCCGAGGAGCAACCCGCGACCGAGGCCCAGCCCGAGTGGGGTGCTCCCGCCGAGTCCTCCACCGAGGCGCAGCCCGAGTGGGCCGCCGCCGAGGAGCAGCCGGTCATGGAGGCGCAGCCCGAGTGGGCCACTCCTGTCGAGGAGCAACCCGCGACCGAGGCGCAGCCCGAGTGGGCCACTCCTGTCGAGGAGCAGCCCGTCCTGGAGGCTCAGCCCGAGTGGGGTGCTCCCGAAGAGCCCCAGCCTGTCATCGAGGCGCAGCCCGAGTGGGCCACTCCTGTCGAGGAGCAGCCCGTCCTGGAAGCTCAGCCCGAGTGGGGCGCTCCCGCCGAGCCCCAGAGTGATTGGGGAGCCCCCTCCGAGGAGCAGCCCGTCCTGGAGGCCCAGCCCGAGTGGGGTGCTCCCGCCGAGCAGCCCGCGACCGAGGCGCAGCCCGAGTGGGCCACTCCTGTCGAGGAGCAGCCCGTCCTGGAGGCCCAGCCCGAGTGGGGTGCTCCCGAAGAGCAGCCCGCGACCGAGGCGCAGCCCGAGTGGGCCACTCCTGTCGAGGAGCAGCCCGTCCTGGAAGCTCAGCCCGAGTGGGGCGCTCCCGCCGAGCCCCAGAGTGATTGGGGAGCCCCCTCCGAGGAGCAGCCCGTCCTGGAAGCCCAGCCCGAGTGGGGTGCTCCCGCCGAGCAGCCCGCGACCGAGGCGCAGCCCGAGTGGGCCACTCCTGTCGAGGAGCAGCCCGTCCTGGAGGCCCAGTCCGAGTGGGGTGCCCCCGCCGAGCAGCAGCCGTGGATGACCGCCGCCGAGCAGACGGAGGGCACCGAGCCCCAGCCCGAGTGGGCCACGGGAGGCGCCACGCAGGACTGGAACGCCGCACAGGCCACCGATCCGCAGGCCAGCTGGGACGCGCCCGTCGAGGAAGTGCAGCCCGAATGGAACGCCGCCGGCACGGACTCGCAGCCACTCGCCGAGACGGCCCCCATGGATCATGGAGCGGCCTGGTCCAATGCCCCCGCGGAGACGGCCTGGAGCGAGCCCGCCACGGACGCGACGAGCTGGGAGGCGCAGCAGGCCAACGGTACGCAGACGGACTGGAACGCGGCGGCCTACGAGGCCGAGCCCATGAGCGCCGAGCGTGACGCCTCCCTGTTCGGCACGAGTGACACCTGGTCCTCCGGTGAGCCGGCGGCCGATGCACATGCACCGTCGGACTGGTCCGGCCAGCAGCAGGAGTCGGCGTGGGGACATGATCCGCTCGCCGAGCCCACCCAGGAGCAGTTCAACCCCGAGCCGGCTTCCGCCTTCGCCCCGCCGCCAGCACCCGAGCCCGACCTTCCCATCATGGAAGCCGAGCCCGAGGCCGACCTCCCCGTCATGGAGGCCGAGCCCGAGATGCCGGAGATCGACCTCTCGGAGGACATCGTGGAGCCGCCTCCCGCGGCGGTGCCCCCTGTCATGGTTCCGCCTCCGGCGCCCGTGGCACCCGCCCCCGTGGCGCGAAGCGCGGCGCCCGTGACGCCTCCGGCCCCCGCGGTGACCCCGAAGGCGCCCATGTCGACCGCCCCCACCATCGCGATGGGTGCCGTGATGGTGCCCGGGGCTCCGCCTCCTCGCGCGACGCTCAGCGGCCTTTCGGCCGTGCAGTCCACCGCGTCCGCCGGAGTCCCCCTCCCCCCCGTCAACGCCTTCATCGAGGGTGAGCACCGGGTCATCATCCACACGGTGGAGGGCCAGGTGAAGCGCGGCGCCATCCGGGACGTGGACCTGCTCGACGAGGCCATCCCGCTCGAGCAGCAGACCGGCTTCGCCCCCGAGCGCATCCCCATCCAGCGCGTGAAGGCCGTCTTCTTCATGCTCGCCACCGGCAGCCGTCCTCCGCAGCCGGAGGGGCAGAAGGTGCGCGTCACCTTCACGGACGGACGCCAGGTGGCCGGCTTCTCCAACGACTACAAGGGGACCGGCGAGGGCTTCTTCGTCATCCCCGCGGACACGCGCACCAACACCTCGCGCATCTTCATCTACCGCGCGAGCGTGCAGGCCGTCGCCGAGGGCTGA